GCCGCCACCCTGACCCACCGCCAGGTCCGCACGGCGGCCCTCCCCCTCACCCTCAGCTGTGCGGCCGGCCTCGCCACCGCCTGCCTCGCCCTCCACCTCACCGCCGACACCTACCCGGAGACCGGTCTGCTCCGCGCCATGGTGACGCTCCCGGCCACCGCGGCCCTCGTCGCCCACCTCACGGACCGCCGCCGCACCGGCTGAGCCCAGCAGGGACGGGCTGAACCGATTCGCCTGGCCGGCGCCTCACGCCTCCGGCGCGAGGTCGTAGCCGGGGCCGAAGCCGAAGTCGCCGAGGTGCAACGGGGTCTGGCCGGGGGCGGTGGTGAGGAGGGCGGGAAGGAGTTCGGCGAGGCGTTCGGGATAGACCGCCTGGTCGGTGGCGGCCAACTCGGCGACGGTCCACCAGCGGTGGCCGTGGGTGGCCTCGGCCGGGTCGACGCGGACGGCGGCGGCCTCGGCCGCGCTGAGGCGGAGCAGGCGGTACTCCTCGTCCTGGTCGTAGTGCCGGTCCTCGAAGATGAAGGCGGCGCGGCGGGTCCAGACGGCCGGGCCGAGACGCTCGGCCGGCACGCTGAGCGCGGTCTCCTCGCGCAACTCGCGGACGGCGGCGGTCACCGCGTCCTCGCCGGGGTCGATGCCGCCGCCGACGGTGAACCAGTGGCAGCCGCCGGTGAGTCGGGACATCCGGCCGCAGAGCAGCAGCAGCCGGTCGCGGTCGTCGAGCAGCAGGATGCGGGAGGCCGACCGCTTACGAGGCGTCATACCGTCGACTGTAGAGGCCGGACCGGCCCGGGCGGACCGAAAGACCGGAGGCCGGCCCGCTCGCGCACCGGGACGATGCCGGCCTCGGGAGGGCCGGCAGGCTGTCGGGCCGTCAGTCGAGGGGTGCGGACACCGGCTTCCGCTCGGCGGGGGAGTGCGGGAAGGCCGGGTCCACGGTCGGGTACGGGCTCGGGGCGGCGGGGAGCGGCGTGGGGGCGGCGGCGGGGGAGCGGAGGTAGGTGGCGTAGGCGAGGAGCAGGACGGCGGCGGTCAGCGGGATCTGGACCAGGCCCATGACGCCGACGGCGGGGTACACCTGGTACCGGTACATCGCGACGGCGGCCCAGCCCGGCAGGAACTGGGTGGCGAAGACGGTGACCAGGGCGAGGGCGAGCAGTCGCAGCGCGGTCGCCCAACCGCTGTGCACCACCAGCCAGGCGCCGCGCGCGCCGCCGTTCTCCAGGAACGCGGTCATCGGGAGCACCAGCGCCACCACGGCGCCGTACACCAGGGCGAGCAGCAGGGTCCAGACCACCGGGCCTTCCGGGGCCCAGGGCCCGTCCGGTGCGACGACCGCGTGGACCAGCGCGTACAGCGACTCCACGTGCAGCAGCAGGGACCAGCCGGCCGTCGCGGCCAATCGGCGGGGCGGCACCCGGAGCGCGGTGAGGGGCCCGACGCCGAGCCCCAGCACCCGTGCACCGGCGGCCAGGACGAGCGTTCCGGTCACGGTGCCGATCAGCACCTGCAGCGCGTCGCGCAGCTGGTACGGCAGGTGGAAGGGGAGGAGCACCAGCTCGGTGCAGCCCTCCGCCAGCGCCCCCAGCGCGGACAGCACCAGCAGCTGCCACCAGCAGGCCGCGGCCCGCTCCTTGACGATCCCCCACCAGCCCGGTTGCGGGCGCACCTCCGCGAACATCACGCCGCGAGGCTAGCGGAGGACCGGCCGGGTGCCACCCGATTTCCCGGCGGGCTACGGGGCGTGCACGATCTGGATCAGGTTCCCGCAGGTGTCGTCGAAGACGGCGGTGGTCACCGGGCCCATGGTGCGCGGCTCCTGGGTGAACGTCACCCCGAGGGCCCGCAGGCGCTCGTACTCGGCCGGCACGTCGTCCACCGCGAAGGACGCGGCGGGGATGCCGTCCTGGTGCAGCGCCTGCTTGTACGGGGGGACGGCGCGGTGGCCGGAGGGCTCCAGCAGCAGTTCGGTGCCCTCGGGCTGCTCGGCGGAGACCACCGTCAGCCAGCGGGCCCCGGCGCCGAGCGGGACGTCGTGCTTCTTCACGAAGCCGAGCACCTCGGTGTAGAAGCCGAGGGCCTTCGCCTGGTCCTCGACGAAGACGGTGGTGATGTAGATCCGCATGCGGAACTCCTGGGGGAGGGGAGGAGGATCGGGGGCGCGGCGTCGCCCCGTCGAACCTAGCGGCGGGCCGGGCCGTCCGGGCGCGCATCGGCGTGCGACGCGCCCACCGGGTGTGACCCGGAACACAGCGGCGGGGTGCATAGCGGGGTCGGGTCCAGCGCCTTCATCAGGGGGACAGGAGCGCGACGGGAGCCGGCACGTCCGGCGGGGAGGCGAGGGACCGAGGTTGACGACGCGGCAGCTGCGGGCCGAGGAGTTCGACCGCTTCGTGGCGGCCCGCTGGTCGGCGCTGCTGCACCTGGCGCGGCTGCTCACCGGCGGGGACCGGCACCGGGCCGAGGACCTGCTGCAGGAGGCGCTGGTCAAGCTGTGGTTCGCCTGGCCCCGGGTAGCGGGGCAGGCGCCCGAGGCGTACGTCCGCAAGGTCCTGGCGCGGGCCGCGGCCCGCTCGGCCCGGCGCCGCTGGTGGGGTGAGCAGCCCGTCGGTCGGCTGCCCGACCCGCCCGGGCCCGGCGACGAGGCCGCAGCGGTGGCTGAACGGACCGGCTTGGAGGTCGTGTTGGCGTTGCTGCCGGCGCGGCAGCGGGCCGCGGTGGTGCTGCGCTACTACCAGGACCTGCCGGAGGGGCAGGTCGCGGAGCTGCTGGGGTGCCCGCTGGGCACCGCCCGTTCGCTGACCGCCCGTGGCGTCGCCCGGCTGCGGCAGCTGCTGGCCGAGACGGCCGGCCCGGCCGAGTGAGGAGGGAAGCGATGGACCGCTTCGAGCAGGAGCTGGCCCGGATGTTGCGCGAGGGGCAGCAGGACGCGCCGTACGAGGCCCGCCACCGGGCCCGGCTGCACGCGGGGGTGCGGGCCCGGTACCGGACCCGGGCCTGGACGGCCGCCGGGTCGGGGCTGACCGCCGCCGGACTCTGCGCCGCGCTGCTGCTGCTGGGGACCTCCGCCGCCGGGGGCGGGCCGCACGGCCCCCGGCCGGGCCCGCTCGCCTCCGCCGAGTCGGTGACCGCGACCGCGACCGCGCCGACGACCGGGACCGCGCCGGCGGGTGCCGGCGGATGACGGACGCCCAGGTCACCCGTCCGGCCCGCCGCGCGAAGAAGGCCCCCGCCGTGAGCACCGGGACCACGACCGTCTCCGCCGACCACCTCCGGCAGCTGCGCCGGCAGGGCTACGCCGCCCCGCCCCGACCGTCCGTCGGGGAACGGCTGGTGACGCCGTTCCCGGAGCCCGGATCGCGGCTGCGGCACTCCTGCGGACCCGCCCCGGCGACAGTGCGCCGACTGGCCCGCTGGTCCAGCTGGGGCGGGCCGCTGCTGGTCACGCTGTTCGCCGGGCTGGCGCGCTTCTGGCAGCTGGGCAGCCCGCGGGCGGTGGTGTTCGACGAGACGTACTACGCGAAGGACGCCTGGTCCCTGCTGCGGCTCGGCTACGAGGGCAGCTGGCCGGACCGCACCGTCGCCGACCCGCAGATCCTCGGCAGCCCGCAGCTGGTCCCGCTCTCCGACTCCGGGGCGTTCGTCGCGCACCCGCCGACCGGCAAGTGGGTGATCGGCCTCGGCGAGTGGATGTTCGGCCTCGGCCCGTTCGGCTGGCGCTTCATGACCGCGGCGCTGGGCACCCTCTCGGTGCTGATGCTGTGCCGGATCGGACGCCGCCTGTTCCGCTCCACCCTGCTGGGCTGCCTGGCCGGGGCGCTGATGGCGGTCGACGGCCTGCACTACGTGATGAGCCGCACCGCGCTGCTCGACCTGATGGTGATGGTGTTCGCGCTGGCGGCGTTCGGGGCGCTGCTGCTCGACCGGGACCGGACCCGGGCCCGGCTGGCCGCCGCCCTGCCCGCGGACGGCGCACGACCGGCCGGGAGCCGGCACCCCGGCGACCGCGCCGGGACGGGCCCGCGGCCCTGGCGGCTCACGGCCGGGCTGTTCCTCGGACTCTCGGCCTCGGTCAAGTGGAACGGCCTGTACTTCCTGGCCTTCTTCCTCGTCCTCACCCTGCTGTGGGACGCCGGCGCCCGCCGCACCGCGGGCGCCCACCGCCCCTGCCGCGCGGTGCTGCGCAAGGACACCTGGTCGGCGCTCGCCCTCGGCGCGGTCGCCGCCCTGACCTACCTGGCGACCTGGACCGGCTGGCTGCTGTCCGACCGCGGCTACGGCCGGCACTGGGCGGACGGCCGCGGCGGCGCCTGGTCCTGGATCCCGGCGCCGCTGCGCAGCCTCTGGCACTACGAGCACGACGTGTACCGGTTCAACGTGGGCCTGCACACGCCGCACGCGTACGAGTCGAACCCGTGGAGCTGGCTGGTCCAGGGCCGCCCCGTGCTGTTCCACTACACCCAGGCCGAGCCCGGCACGGCCGGCTGCCACGCCGCCACCGCCTGCGTGCAGACGGTCCTCGCCCTCGGCACGCCGCTGCTGTGGTGGTCGGCCTGCTGCGCGCTCGCCTTCCTGCTGTACCGCTGGGCCCTGCGCCGCGACTGGCGCTCCGGCGCCGTCCTGTGCGGCGTCGGCGCCGGCTACCTGCCCTGGTTCGGCTACCAGGACCGCACCATCTTCTCCTTCTACGCCGTCGCCTTCGTGCCGTACCTGTGCCTGGCCCTGACGATGCTGCTGGCCGCCCTCCCGGGCCCGCCGGACGCGAGCGAAGGCCGCCGCCTGCGCGGAGTGACGGTGGCCGCCGTCCTGGTCCTGCTGATCGCCTGGAACTTCCTCCACTTCCTGCCGATCTACACCGGCCGCACCGTCCCGTACCCGGACTGGCGCGCCAGGCTGTGGCTGGACAGCTGGTTCTGACGCGTACGGACGACGGCCCGCGGATCCGACCGCGGTCGCCGACGGTTCGTCAGGGGCGGGGTGGCAGGCGGGCGGCGAGGGCGTCGAGGAGGAGGTCGAGGGCCAGCGGGTAGGCGCTGCGGCGCATGTCGGCGGCGAGCAGGTCGGCGGTGGCGGCGATGTGGGGGTGGGTGTCGGCGGGGAGGTCGCGGTAGGCGGTGTCCCAGACGCCCAGGTCGGCGTGTTGGGCGGGGGCGGGCAGGGCGAGGGCGGCGGAGTCGAGGACGGCGAAGCCGAGGGCCTGGTCGATGAAGGCGTGGTAGAGGCTGACGGCGTCGGGGTCGGGGAAGCCGGCCCCGCGGAGGATGCCGAGCATGGTCTCGATGGCCCGGATCTCGTTGGCGCGGCCCGTGGTGCGGTACGCGGCGAGCACGGCGGCCTGCGGGTGGGCGGTGGAGCGGGCGTGGATCCGCAGGCCGACCTCGCGCAGGTCGGCGCGCCAGTCGCCGGTGGGCTGCCAGCCGTGCAGGCCGAGGCCGATCAGTTCGTCGGCGACGGCCAGCAGCAGGTCGTCGGCGCTGTGGAAGTAGCGGTAGATCGCGCTCGGGTCCGCGCCGAGCGCGATGCCCAGGCGGCGGACGGTGAAGGCCTGGGCGCCGTGCTGGCCGACCAGGCGCAGCGCGGTGTCGATGATGACCTGTTCGGAGAGCACGGTGCCGTGCTTGGTGGGGCGCCGGCGGCGGCGCGCGGGCTCGGGGACGACGCGGTCGGTCATGGCCGCCGAGCTTACGACAACAGCATTGACGTGTGAAGGGGCTGCGGGTTTCATGGCGTGCCTACCGACCTTCCCGGCGGTGGACCCCCACCCGGCGTGCCACGTTCCCGAGGTCCGCCGGCTCTCTGTGCACCTCCGCGCCCTCGGCGGCGCACCCCACCGACGCCCCGCGCGGGGCGTTCCCCCACGACACTCTCGGCGGTGATCCTTTGGCAACGACGGTCAAGGACCGGGGCCCCGTCCCCGACGGCGGCGGCCAGGACGCGATGCGCAAGTCGGTCGGCGTCGGCGCGGTGGTGGTGATCGCCGCGTCCAGCACGGCCGCCACCACCTCGATCGGCATCGGCCTCGGCCTGATGGCGGGCGTGGTCGGCCTGCACCTGCCGGCCATCATGCTGCTGGCGTTCCTGCCGGTGCTCGGCATCGCCTGCGGCTACGGCCGCCTCAACCGGGTCGAGCCGGACGCGGGCAGCTCCTACCGCTGGGTCGGCAAGGCGCTGAACCCCTGGCTGGGCTTCCTCACCGGCTGGGTGAACATCGTCACCACCGTGGTGTTCATGGCGTACACCACCACCGTCACCGGCTCCGCGCTGATCCAGCTGGCGGGCACGGCCGGACTGCACTCGCTGCCCGGCGTGCGCCTGGACCCGGACTCCAGCTTCCAGTGCACGCTGATCGGCATGCTGGTGCTGCTCGCCGCCACCGTGGTCGCCGTCCGCGGCCTGGACCTGGCGGCCCGGCTGCAGAAGTACCTGCTGATCTTCGAGTACGCGGTGCTGCTGGCGTTCTGCGGCTACGGCCTGTTCGCCGGCGACCAGCCGTTCAGCCTGTCCTGGTACGACCCGTTCGAGATCCCGTCGATGGCCTCGCTGGCCCAGGGCATGGTGCTGGCGGTGTTCTGCTACTGGGGCTTCGAGTCGGTGTTCAGCGTCGGCGAGGAGGTGCACGACCCGAAGGACGCCACCCGGGGCGGGTTCCTGTCGCTGCTGCTGATGCTCGGCCTGTTCCTGTTCGCCGGCACCGCGTTCCAACGGGTGCTGCCGATCGAGGAGCTGGCGGACAACGGGGCCACCGGCCTGGCGTACTTCGCCGAGAAGCTGGCCGATCAGCCGCTCGCCGCGCTGCCGCTGGTGGCGCTGACCTTCTCTGCGGCGGCCTCGCTGCAGGCCGCGGTGATCCCGACCGCTCGCGGCACCTACGCGATGGGCCGCGACGGCACCCTCGGCCGCGTGTGGACCAGGCTGCACCCGCGCTTCCGCACCCCGTCCACCGGCACCTGGCTGATCACCGGCATCGCGCTGGCGCTGTCCGTTCTGGCGCTGGTCATCCCGACCGTCACCGAGCTGATCTCTGCGACCGTCAACGCCATCGGCATCGTGGTCGCGCTGTACTACGCGCTGGTCGCGATCGCCTCCGCGGTGCGGTTCCGGCGCCTGCTGCGGGACGACCTCGCGGAGGGGCTGAAGGCGGTGGTGGCGCCGCTGCTCGGCGGCGCGGTGCTGCTGCTGGTCGGGGGCTACCTCGCCTGGACCTTCTACGACTCCACCGACCACTTCGAACTCGCCGCCGCCAACGGCTGGTTCGAGCTCTCGGTGCCGGTGCTGATGATCGGCTCCGGCCTGGTCGCCGCCGCCTGGTCGCGCTGGGGCCGCCGCTCTGCCTACTTCACCGGCGCCACCGACCGGGCCGGTGCCGCCGAACCGGCGGAGACCCCCGCCGCCGCCTGACGTCCAGTCAACTCCCGTGCCTCACACAGAAAACGGAGCACCTGCAATGAACCGTGCCGACCTGGTTTTCACCGGCGGTCCGATCCACACCGGCGACGCCGCCCGTACCCGGGCGACCTCGCTGGCCGTCACCGGGGAGCGGATCACCGCCGTGGGCCACGACGAGGTGCGGGAGTTGATCGGCCCGGGCACCGAGGTGGTCGACCTGGGCGGCAAGCTGTTGGTCGCCGGCTTCCAGGACGCCCACATCCACGCGGTGTTCGGCGGCATGGAGATGGCCGCCTGCGACCTGACCGGCACCGTCACGGTGGCGGAGTACCTGCAGCGGATCGGCGCGTACGCGGCCGCCCACCCCGAGAAGGAGTGGATCACCGGCGGCGGCTGGTCGATGGAGAGCTTCGAGGGCGGCCTGCCCACCCGGCAGCTGCTCGACCGGGTGGTGCCCGAGCGCCCGGTGCTGCTCGCCAACCGCGACCACCACGGCGCGTGGGCCAACACCCGCGCCCTGGAACTCGCCGGACTCACCCGGGACACCCCCGACCCGGCCGACGGCCGGATCGAGCGCGAGGCCGACGGCACCCCGAGCGGCATGCTCCAGGAGGGCGCCTGCGGCCTGGTCGGCAAGCACGCCCCCGCCACCTCGGCCGCCGACCGGCTGGCCGGGCTGCTGGCCGCCCAGGAGATGCTGCACTCGCTCGGCATCACCGCCTGGCAGGACGCCCTGCTCGGCGACTTCGGCGGCAACCCGGACCCGTCCGACGCCTACCGCACCGCCGCCCTGGACGGCACCCTGACCGCCCGGGTGGTCGGCGCGCTGTGGTGGGACCGCGAGCGCGGCGCCGAGCAGATCCCCGAACTCCTCGCCCGCCGCGAGAAGCTGAGCCACGGCCGGTTCCGGGTCGGAGCCGTGAAGATCATGCAGGACGGCATCGCGGAGAACTTCACCGCCGCCCTCACCGCCCCCTACCTGGACGGCTGCGGCTGCGCCACCGGCAACAGCGGCCTCAGCTTCGTCGACCCGGTCGCGCTGCGCGAGCACGTCACCGCGCTGGACGCGCTCGACTTCCAGGTGCACTTCCACGCCCTCGGCGACCGCGCCGTCCGCGAGGCGCTGGACGCCGTGGACGCCGCGATCGCCGCCAACGGCCGCCGCGGCAACCGGCACCACCTCGCCCACCTGCAGGTGGTCCACCCCAGCGACCTGGCCCGGTTCGCCGCGCTCGGCGCGATCGCCAACATCCAGCCGCTGTGGGCCGCCCACGAACCGCAGATGGACGAGCTGACCATCCCCTTCCTCGGACCCGAACGAGCCGCCTGGCAGTACCCGTTCGGCGACCTGCTGCGCACCGGCGCCACCCTGGCCGCGGGGAGCGACTGGCCGGTCTCCAGCCCCGTCCCGATCGACGGCATCCACGTCGCCGTCAACCGCCGCGAGCCCGGCGCCGACCCGGCCGTCCCGGTGTTCCTGCCCGAGCAGCGCCTCGACCTGGCCACCGCGCTCGCCGCCTACACCTCCGGCACCGCGTACCTCAACGGCCTCGACGACACCGGCGTGCTGCGCGCCGGCAACCTCGCCGACCTGGTGGTGCTGGACCGCGACCCGTTCGCCGCGCCCAGCGAGGAGATCGCCCGGACCCGGGTGCTGCGCACCTACGTCGGCGGGCGGGCCGTGCACACCGCCGAGTGAGCCCGGACACCCTGTCGGGCCGACCGGGGACGGCTCGGCAGGGTGCCTGCCGACTCGCCATGAACGACACGTGTCCGAGACCCTGCGGGCCGTCGGTCACGTCGCCCGGATCACCTGCCGTGCAGCACCGCGGCCTCGAAGGCCCGGAAGTCCCGCTCCTGATTCCACTCCAGCAGCGCCTTCGGGCTGGCCGCGAGCAGCGCCGCGCAGCGCGCCGTCGGCTTCGTGCCCACCGGGCGGCCCTGGCACTCCGGCAC
The DNA window shown above is from Streptomyces sp. TLI_171 and carries:
- a CDS encoding SigE family RNA polymerase sigma factor — encoded protein: MTTRQLRAEEFDRFVAARWSALLHLARLLTGGDRHRAEDLLQEALVKLWFAWPRVAGQAPEAYVRKVLARAAARSARRRWWGEQPVGRLPDPPGPGDEAAAVAERTGLEVVLALLPARQRAAVVLRYYQDLPEGQVAELLGCPLGTARSLTARGVARLRQLLAETAGPAE
- a CDS encoding amidohydrolase, with product MNRADLVFTGGPIHTGDAARTRATSLAVTGERITAVGHDEVRELIGPGTEVVDLGGKLLVAGFQDAHIHAVFGGMEMAACDLTGTVTVAEYLQRIGAYAAAHPEKEWITGGGWSMESFEGGLPTRQLLDRVVPERPVLLANRDHHGAWANTRALELAGLTRDTPDPADGRIEREADGTPSGMLQEGACGLVGKHAPATSAADRLAGLLAAQEMLHSLGITAWQDALLGDFGGNPDPSDAYRTAALDGTLTARVVGALWWDRERGAEQIPELLARREKLSHGRFRVGAVKIMQDGIAENFTAALTAPYLDGCGCATGNSGLSFVDPVALREHVTALDALDFQVHFHALGDRAVREALDAVDAAIAANGRRGNRHHLAHLQVVHPSDLARFAALGAIANIQPLWAAHEPQMDELTIPFLGPERAAWQYPFGDLLRTGATLAAGSDWPVSSPVPIDGIHVAVNRREPGADPAVPVFLPEQRLDLATALAAYTSGTAYLNGLDDTGVLRAGNLADLVVLDRDPFAAPSEEIARTRVLRTYVGGRAVHTAE
- a CDS encoding NUDIX hydrolase; this encodes MTPRKRSASRILLLDDRDRLLLLCGRMSRLTGGCHWFTVGGGIDPGEDAVTAAVRELREETALSVPAERLGPAVWTRRAAFIFEDRHYDQDEEYRLLRLSAAEAAAVRVDPAEATHGHRWWTVAELAATDQAVYPERLAELLPALLTTAPGQTPLHLGDFGFGPGYDLAPEA
- a CDS encoding VOC family protein — translated: MRIYITTVFVEDQAKALGFYTEVLGFVKKHDVPLGAGARWLTVVSAEQPEGTELLLEPSGHRAVPPYKQALHQDGIPAASFAVDDVPAEYERLRALGVTFTQEPRTMGPVTTAVFDDTCGNLIQIVHAP
- a CDS encoding APC family permease, with the translated sequence MRKSVGVGAVVVIAASSTAATTSIGIGLGLMAGVVGLHLPAIMLLAFLPVLGIACGYGRLNRVEPDAGSSYRWVGKALNPWLGFLTGWVNIVTTVVFMAYTTTVTGSALIQLAGTAGLHSLPGVRLDPDSSFQCTLIGMLVLLAATVVAVRGLDLAARLQKYLLIFEYAVLLAFCGYGLFAGDQPFSLSWYDPFEIPSMASLAQGMVLAVFCYWGFESVFSVGEEVHDPKDATRGGFLSLLLMLGLFLFAGTAFQRVLPIEELADNGATGLAYFAEKLADQPLAALPLVALTFSAAASLQAAVIPTARGTYAMGRDGTLGRVWTRLHPRFRTPSTGTWLITGIALALSVLALVIPTVTELISATVNAIGIVVALYYALVAIASAVRFRRLLRDDLAEGLKAVVAPLLGGAVLLLVGGYLAWTFYDSTDHFELAAANGWFELSVPVLMIGSGLVAAAWSRWGRRSAYFTGATDRAGAAEPAETPAAA
- a CDS encoding dolichyl-phosphate-mannose--protein mannosyltransferase, whose product is MTDAQVTRPARRAKKAPAVSTGTTTVSADHLRQLRRQGYAAPPRPSVGERLVTPFPEPGSRLRHSCGPAPATVRRLARWSSWGGPLLVTLFAGLARFWQLGSPRAVVFDETYYAKDAWSLLRLGYEGSWPDRTVADPQILGSPQLVPLSDSGAFVAHPPTGKWVIGLGEWMFGLGPFGWRFMTAALGTLSVLMLCRIGRRLFRSTLLGCLAGALMAVDGLHYVMSRTALLDLMVMVFALAAFGALLLDRDRTRARLAAALPADGARPAGSRHPGDRAGTGPRPWRLTAGLFLGLSASVKWNGLYFLAFFLVLTLLWDAGARRTAGAHRPCRAVLRKDTWSALALGAVAALTYLATWTGWLLSDRGYGRHWADGRGGAWSWIPAPLRSLWHYEHDVYRFNVGLHTPHAYESNPWSWLVQGRPVLFHYTQAEPGTAGCHAATACVQTVLALGTPLLWWSACCALAFLLYRWALRRDWRSGAVLCGVGAGYLPWFGYQDRTIFSFYAVAFVPYLCLALTMLLAALPGPPDASEGRRLRGVTVAAVLVLLIAWNFLHFLPIYTGRTVPYPDWRARLWLDSWF
- a CDS encoding TetR/AcrR family transcriptional regulator, producing the protein MTDRVVPEPARRRRRPTKHGTVLSEQVIIDTALRLVGQHGAQAFTVRRLGIALGADPSAIYRYFHSADDLLLAVADELIGLGLHGWQPTGDWRADLREVGLRIHARSTAHPQAAVLAAYRTTGRANEIRAIETMLGILRGAGFPDPDAVSLYHAFIDQALGFAVLDSAALALPAPAQHADLGVWDTAYRDLPADTHPHIAATADLLAADMRRSAYPLALDLLLDALAARLPPRP